One genomic window of Candidatus Neomarinimicrobiota bacterium includes the following:
- a CDS encoding NFACT family protein: MHNHWFTLNSYWTAQADRITGAKISQAFTYEKNQCSFILLKDRDQYRVDYSGIAELPYLVVKDQLNIPRRKVGLFESMGARTIENISMIPADRILKWELDDGSLLCFEFFGGSPNIYHVDENRTILDSFKDVENTILAEFRDFSGIPYPLPGDFHEDFESSLSGMQEKSIKNALTEVLPHWTADLARETVHRASLSLQMQVKDIPEENIGNLSRAVVQMLREVEQKKAFISRLPEPQFSPLELKHQTETEWDMETPISEGYPRYIGVYYRGKKYRDLHRRLRTSLGNKIERLQRRIEKQKGDLDDWKSAEVYRKYGDLLMANMHQIERGQQSVTLDDIIGDAGQVTIDLQPDISVVENAQAYYEKAKKTSRGREALQKQIAQTEKELATLNDLYDRLEQAESLSMIDEIADELAGYGISTSQQQTQETSERKPYTEYTSPDGWRILVGRKSRDNDELTFHIAHKEDFWFHAENVPGSHVIAISDNKRVDSPPKPTIEYAAGLAAGHSQAQHSGLVPVVYTKRKYVTKPRDAGPGLVRYEFEESVMVEPRKS, translated from the coding sequence CCTATGAGAAAAATCAATGCAGCTTTATCCTGTTGAAGGACCGGGACCAATACAGGGTGGATTATTCCGGAATTGCCGAACTTCCTTATCTGGTAGTCAAAGACCAACTCAATATCCCCAGGAGAAAGGTAGGGCTATTCGAGTCCATGGGGGCCAGAACTATCGAGAATATTTCCATGATCCCTGCCGACAGAATTTTAAAATGGGAACTCGATGATGGTTCATTGCTGTGCTTCGAATTTTTTGGTGGCTCACCCAATATTTACCACGTCGATGAAAATCGAACGATCCTGGATTCCTTCAAAGATGTCGAGAACACAATCCTTGCGGAATTTCGGGATTTTTCCGGAATTCCGTACCCGCTGCCGGGCGACTTCCATGAGGACTTTGAGAGCAGCTTATCAGGTATGCAGGAAAAATCCATAAAAAATGCGCTAACTGAAGTCCTCCCGCACTGGACCGCCGATCTTGCCAGAGAGACTGTTCACAGAGCCTCTCTCTCACTGCAGATGCAGGTAAAAGATATTCCGGAAGAGAACATAGGAAACCTGTCCAGGGCTGTGGTGCAGATGCTCCGGGAGGTGGAACAGAAAAAGGCTTTCATATCCAGATTACCGGAACCACAGTTCAGTCCGCTGGAACTAAAACACCAGACGGAAACCGAGTGGGATATGGAGACGCCGATCAGTGAGGGCTATCCCCGGTATATTGGCGTGTACTATCGGGGGAAAAAATATCGCGATCTGCACAGGCGACTCAGGACATCGCTTGGGAATAAAATTGAACGTCTCCAGCGACGCATCGAAAAACAGAAGGGTGATCTGGACGACTGGAAGTCTGCTGAAGTCTACCGGAAATACGGAGACTTACTTATGGCAAATATGCACCAGATCGAGAGGGGCCAACAATCGGTCACGCTGGACGATATTATCGGAGATGCGGGACAGGTGACCATCGATCTCCAGCCAGATATCTCCGTGGTCGAAAATGCTCAGGCTTACTACGAAAAAGCTAAAAAGACGAGTCGTGGTCGGGAGGCACTTCAGAAACAGATTGCCCAGACCGAAAAAGAGTTGGCCACACTCAATGATTTGTACGATAGACTGGAACAAGCCGAATCCTTGAGCATGATTGATGAAATCGCTGACGAGTTAGCTGGCTACGGAATCTCGACTTCTCAGCAACAGACTCAGGAAACAAGCGAGCGAAAACCGTACACTGAATATACCTCGCCCGACGGCTGGCGTATCCTGGTCGGGAGGAAATCCCGGGATAACGACGAATTGACCTTCCACATCGCTCACAAAGAGGATTTCTGGTTTCATGCAGAGAATGTCCCCGGATCACATGTCATTGCAATTTCGGATAACAAGCGTGTGGATAGCCCACCAAAACCTACCATTGAATACGCTGCCGGACTGGCGGCCGGTCACAGTCAGGCGCAGCACTCCGGATTAGTGCCGGTAGTATATACGAAACGAAAATACGTCACCAAACCCAGAGACGCAGGCCCCGGATTAGTGCGATACGAGTTTGAAGAATCGGTGATGGTGGAGCCGAGAAAGTCTTAA